In the Ramlibacter tataouinensis TTB310 genome, one interval contains:
- a CDS encoding AMP-binding protein — MDRYWLRSYPEGVPHEVHPEQYRSFTHLLEESFKKNASRPFSVCLEQWMSYRALDEWSAAIGAWLQAQGLETGARVAIMLPNVPQFPVTMAGVLRAGFTCVNVNPLYTPRELEHQLKDSGATAIVILENFAHTLEQVIQRTPLRHVVVASMGDLLGFWYGRWITFAVRHLAKLVPAYKLPLSEGRQVTPFSRVLAQGLRLQLRPCAQTLDSVAFLQYTGGTTGLSKGAVLTHRNIVAAILQAEAWFTPALKRIGDVSRTNGIAALPLYHIYALTLSLLAIRWGSHMTLIPNPRDIGKFVEVLKKRPFHLLPAVNTLFNALLQHPQFRTVDFSHLCVSQAGGMAASEGTARQWQRVTGCAMVEGWGMSETCAIGTNNPVTTREFSGSIGLPLPGIDIAIKDDAGNSLAQGEAGEICIRGPNVMSGYFNQPQENANAFTSDGFMRTGDIGVMDERGYTRIIDRKKDMILVSGFNVFPNELENVISLCPGVVECAVVGVPDEKQGEAIKVFIVKNDPILTEEDVAKYCRENFTGYKIPKYIEFRDELPKTNVGKILRRELRGTK, encoded by the coding sequence ATGGACAGATACTGGCTCAGAAGCTACCCCGAAGGCGTGCCGCACGAGGTGCATCCCGAGCAATACCGCTCGTTCACCCACCTGCTGGAAGAGTCCTTCAAAAAGAACGCCTCGCGTCCGTTCTCGGTCTGCCTGGAGCAGTGGATGAGTTATCGCGCCCTGGACGAGTGGTCGGCCGCGATCGGCGCCTGGTTGCAGGCCCAGGGGCTGGAGACCGGCGCGCGGGTGGCGATCATGCTGCCAAACGTCCCGCAGTTTCCAGTGACGATGGCGGGCGTGCTGCGCGCCGGCTTCACCTGCGTCAACGTCAATCCCTTGTACACCCCGCGGGAGCTCGAGCACCAGCTGAAGGACTCGGGCGCCACGGCGATCGTCATCCTCGAGAATTTCGCGCACACGCTGGAGCAGGTGATCCAGCGCACGCCGCTGCGGCATGTGGTCGTGGCGAGCATGGGGGACCTGCTCGGCTTCTGGTACGGCCGATGGATCACGTTCGCGGTCCGGCACCTGGCCAAGCTGGTGCCGGCCTACAAGCTGCCGCTGTCCGAGGGGCGGCAGGTCACGCCGTTTTCACGGGTGCTGGCGCAGGGCCTGCGCTTGCAGCTGCGGCCCTGCGCCCAGACGCTGGATTCGGTGGCCTTCCTGCAGTACACCGGCGGCACGACCGGGCTGTCCAAGGGCGCGGTGCTCACGCATCGCAACATCGTGGCGGCGATCCTGCAGGCCGAAGCCTGGTTCACGCCGGCGCTCAAGCGCATCGGGGACGTGAGCCGGACCAATGGCATCGCGGCCCTGCCGCTGTACCACATCTACGCGCTGACGCTGTCCTTGCTGGCGATCCGCTGGGGATCGCACATGACGCTGATCCCGAATCCCCGCGACATCGGCAAGTTCGTCGAGGTGCTCAAGAAGCGCCCCTTCCACCTGCTGCCGGCGGTGAACACCTTGTTCAATGCGCTGCTTCAGCATCCGCAGTTCAGGACGGTGGACTTTTCTCACCTGTGCGTGTCGCAGGCTGGTGGGATGGCGGCCTCCGAGGGAACGGCGCGCCAGTGGCAGCGTGTGACGGGCTGCGCAATGGTGGAAGGCTGGGGCATGAGCGAGACCTGCGCGATCGGCACCAACAATCCGGTGACCACCAGGGAGTTCTCGGGGTCGATAGGGCTCCCGCTGCCGGGCATCGACATCGCCATCAAGGACGACGCGGGCAACAGCCTGGCCCAGGGCGAAGCGGGCGAGATCTGCATCCGTGGTCCGAACGTGATGTCGGGCTATTTCAACCAGCCGCAGGAAAACGCCAACGCCTTCACGTCCGACGGCTTCATGCGCACCGGCGACATCGGCGTGATGGACGAACGCGGCTACACCAGGATCATCGATCGCAAGAAGGACATGATCCTGGTCAGCGGATTCAACGTCTTCCCCAACGAGCTCGAGAACGTCATTTCCCTTTGCCCCGGCGTCGTCGAATGCGCCGTGGTCGGCGTCCCGGACGAAAAACAGGGCGAGGCCATCAAGGTTTTCATCGTCAAGAACGACCCCATCCTCACCGAGGAAGACGTGGCGAAGTACTGCCGGGAAAACTTCACGGGCTACAAAATCCCCAAGTACATCGAATTCCGCGACGAGCTGCCCAAGACCAACGTGGGCAAGATCCTGCGGCGCGAGCTGCGGGGCACGAAATAA
- a CDS encoding esterase/lipase family protein, whose translation MPRLSILARLQQFIVAGLVLAATGWLAWQWPRSPWLAMLGACAILFVHAGFLAAEFLLLRTVGRDDAVPVPSSRELLRAWWCETRIAVAIFGWRQPFRWRDVPDQLQGPGVAGRRGIVFIHGFVCNRGFWRPWLERVRADGRAFVAVNLEPVFTSIDDYGPIVERAVAAVTQATGRPPVLVCHSMGGLVARAWLRHRPAQAPGVAHVVTIGSPHRGTWLARLSQVANGRQMRLDSPWVAELGRAEAARDRVPFTCWYSHCDNIVFPPTTATLSGADNRLVHGAGHVDLAFVPRVMEESLLIARE comes from the coding sequence ATGCCCCGGCTCTCGATCCTCGCGCGTCTCCAGCAGTTCATCGTGGCCGGCCTGGTCCTCGCCGCAACCGGCTGGCTGGCTTGGCAATGGCCCCGTTCGCCTTGGCTAGCGATGCTGGGCGCCTGCGCCATCCTGTTCGTGCATGCAGGTTTCCTGGCTGCCGAATTCCTGCTGCTGCGCACCGTGGGCCGTGACGATGCGGTGCCCGTGCCCTCTTCCCGCGAGCTGTTGCGCGCCTGGTGGTGCGAGACCCGGATCGCCGTGGCGATCTTCGGCTGGCGACAGCCGTTCCGTTGGCGGGACGTGCCCGACCAGCTGCAGGGCCCCGGTGTGGCAGGCCGGCGCGGCATCGTGTTCATCCATGGTTTCGTGTGCAACCGCGGTTTCTGGCGGCCTTGGCTGGAGCGAGTGCGCGCCGACGGGCGGGCCTTCGTTGCCGTCAACCTGGAGCCGGTGTTCACTTCCATCGACGACTATGGCCCCATCGTCGAGCGCGCGGTGGCGGCGGTCACGCAAGCCACCGGCCGGCCGCCGGTGCTGGTGTGCCACAGCATGGGCGGCCTGGTGGCCCGCGCCTGGCTGCGCCACCGCCCGGCGCAGGCGCCGGGGGTCGCCCACGTGGTGACCATCGGCAGCCCGCACCGCGGCACCTGGCTTGCCCGCCTGAGCCAGGTGGCGAACGGACGCCAGATGCGGCTGGACAGCCCATGGGTCGCTGAACTGGGGCGTGCAGAGGCTGCACGGGACCGGGTGCCCTTCACCTGCTGGTACTCGCATTGCGACAACATCGTGTTCCCGCCCACCACCGCCACCCTGTCCGGCGCGGACAACCGCCTAGTGCACGGTGCGGGCCACGTGGACCTGGCCTTCGTGCCCAGGGTGATGGAGGAGTCGCTTCTCATCGCCCGCGAGTGA
- a CDS encoding helix-turn-helix transcriptional regulator, translating into MDMVLEGGRTAAMRPWEGGEELAQLVDELAHGMLVASLQGRLLHANQAALQELARGRVITARHGALQACGADNGRVLANALRQAGGGRRSLITLSGPDAVITVAVVPLRQPQTSEHCRVALVFARASVCDSLMLCFFARGHGLTPTEELVLGILCQGFSAPDIARQMRVAVSTVRSHVRSLCAKTRSSGVRELVSRVAVLPPVACAPLH; encoded by the coding sequence ATGGACATGGTCTTGGAGGGCGGCCGCACAGCCGCCATGCGCCCGTGGGAGGGTGGCGAGGAGCTGGCTCAACTGGTGGACGAGCTCGCGCACGGCATGCTGGTCGCCAGCTTGCAAGGACGGCTGTTGCACGCCAACCAGGCTGCGCTGCAGGAGCTGGCGCGTGGCCGCGTGATCACGGCCCGGCATGGCGCGCTGCAGGCCTGCGGCGCGGACAATGGCCGTGTGCTGGCCAACGCGCTTCGCCAGGCGGGCGGGGGCCGCCGCAGCCTGATCACCCTGTCCGGCCCCGACGCCGTGATCACCGTGGCCGTGGTGCCGCTTCGCCAGCCGCAAACGAGTGAACACTGCAGGGTGGCCCTGGTTTTCGCGCGGGCCAGCGTGTGCGATTCGCTCATGCTGTGCTTCTTTGCCCGCGGGCATGGGCTGACGCCGACCGAGGAGCTGGTGCTGGGCATCCTGTGCCAGGGGTTTTCCGCGCCGGACATCGCCCGGCAGATGCGGGTGGCCGTCTCCACCGTCCGCAGCCACGTGCGAAGCCTGTGCGCCAAGACGCGCTCCAGCGGCGTGCGCGAGCTGGTCAGCCGCGTCGCCGTGCTGCCACCCGTGGCATGCGCGCCCCTGCACTGA
- a CDS encoding Crp/Fnr family transcriptional regulator, translated as MSAPSPSTARERLLAAVSTPLRALALRGQLRSYRKNSVVIHEGDPGEALFVLLHGSVKAYATDENGREIIYGTIHAGGYFGEMSLDGGPRSASVMTLEPCTCAVVPCAAVREHLTQEPGFALDLVLQVIQRARAATETARQMALLDVYGRVAATLEGQCGPARTDAPVLLAPITHQGIASRVGASREMVSRLLKDLERGGYVELGVKRIMLKKKLPARW; from the coding sequence ATGAGCGCGCCGAGCCCGTCCACGGCCCGCGAGAGGCTGCTGGCCGCGGTCAGCACGCCGCTGCGCGCCCTGGCGTTGCGTGGCCAGCTGCGCAGCTACCGCAAGAACAGCGTCGTCATCCACGAAGGCGACCCGGGCGAAGCGCTGTTCGTGCTGCTGCACGGCAGCGTCAAGGCTTATGCCACGGACGAGAACGGCCGCGAGATCATCTACGGAACCATCCATGCCGGGGGCTACTTCGGCGAGATGTCGCTGGACGGCGGGCCGCGCTCGGCATCCGTCATGACGCTGGAGCCCTGCACATGCGCCGTGGTCCCGTGCGCCGCCGTGCGCGAGCACCTGACCCAGGAACCTGGATTCGCGCTGGACCTGGTGCTGCAGGTGATCCAGCGGGCCCGCGCCGCCACCGAGACGGCCCGTCAGATGGCGCTGCTGGACGTGTACGGCCGCGTGGCCGCCACGCTGGAAGGCCAGTGCGGCCCCGCCCGCACCGATGCGCCGGTGCTGCTCGCCCCCATCACCCACCAGGGCATCGCCAGCCGGGTCGGCGCGTCGCGCGAGATGGTCAGCCGTTTGCTCAAGGACCTGGAGCGGGGCGGCTATGTCGAACTGGGCGTCAAGCGCATCATGCTCAAGAAGAAGCTGCCGGCGCGCTGGTAG
- a CDS encoding adenylate/guanylate cyclase domain-containing protein, which translates to MPPAQPPSVLESLARRHGVLMVMDVVESVRLMEEDEGGFVRRWRRLVEQTEQQVLPVHGGRIVKSLGDGLMLEFGDARQCVGAAFGIQQAAQDLNRPLEAAHHLCLRMGAHVTDYLCDRFDIYGSGVNLTARIAGLAGIDQLLVSAGLRDQLTAGLHADVEDLGECWLKHVRNTIRLFRVSAPGSATSAPAASS; encoded by the coding sequence ATGCCGCCCGCCCAACCTCCCTCCGTCCTGGAGTCCCTCGCCCGCCGTCATGGCGTGCTGATGGTGATGGACGTGGTGGAGTCGGTCCGGCTGATGGAGGAGGACGAGGGCGGGTTCGTCAGGCGCTGGCGGCGGCTGGTGGAGCAGACCGAGCAGCAGGTGCTGCCGGTCCACGGCGGGCGCATCGTCAAGAGCCTGGGGGACGGCTTGATGCTGGAATTCGGCGATGCGCGGCAATGCGTGGGCGCCGCCTTCGGCATCCAGCAGGCGGCCCAGGACCTCAACCGGCCGCTGGAGGCGGCGCACCACCTGTGCCTGCGCATGGGCGCCCACGTGACCGATTACCTCTGTGACAGGTTCGACATCTATGGCTCGGGGGTCAACCTGACGGCTCGCATCGCCGGCCTCGCCGGCATCGACCAGCTCCTCGTGTCCGCCGGCCTGCGGGACCAGCTGACCGCCGGCTTGCATGCCGATGTGGAGGATCTGGGCGAATGCTGGCTCAAACACGTGCGCAACACGATCCGCCTTTTCCGCGTCTCGGCCCCGGGCAGCGCTACCAGCGCGCCGGCAGCTTCTTCTTGA
- the phhA gene encoding phenylalanine 4-monooxygenase, producing the protein MAVEPVIYGASERPPRGDYARAGADYTCAQAYDSYTPADHDTYRRLYERQAALLPGRACDEFIAALPSLGIKDRIPRFEEINERLYKATRWEVVGVPGLIPEVPFFTLLANRRFPVTDWIRTPAEFDYIVEPDIFHDLFGHVPLLFDPVFADHVQAYGQGGLKAHGLGACELLSRLYWYTVEFGLIRQKDGLRAYGAGILSSPGELQHAVQSREPQRLPLDIERVMRTRYKIDSYQSTYFVIDSFRELFDKTAPDFTPLYERVRTLPPLAADARLDHEEDVQAVTA; encoded by the coding sequence ATGGCCGTCGAACCCGTGATCTACGGCGCCAGCGAGCGGCCGCCACGCGGCGACTACGCGCGCGCCGGCGCCGACTACACCTGCGCCCAGGCCTACGACAGCTACACGCCCGCGGACCATGACACCTACCGGCGCCTGTACGAGCGCCAGGCCGCGCTGCTGCCGGGGCGCGCCTGCGACGAGTTCATCGCCGCCCTGCCGTCGCTGGGCATCAAGGACCGCATCCCGCGCTTCGAGGAGATCAACGAGCGGCTGTACAAGGCCACGCGCTGGGAGGTCGTCGGCGTGCCGGGGCTGATCCCCGAGGTGCCATTCTTCACCCTGCTGGCCAACCGCCGGTTCCCGGTGACCGACTGGATCCGCACGCCGGCCGAGTTCGACTACATCGTCGAACCGGACATCTTCCACGACCTGTTCGGCCACGTGCCGCTGCTGTTCGATCCGGTGTTCGCCGACCACGTGCAGGCCTACGGCCAGGGCGGCCTCAAGGCGCACGGGCTGGGCGCCTGCGAGCTGCTGAGCCGTCTGTACTGGTACACGGTGGAGTTCGGCCTGATCCGCCAGAAGGACGGCCTGCGCGCCTACGGCGCCGGCATCCTCAGCTCGCCGGGCGAACTGCAGCACGCGGTGCAAAGCCGCGAGCCGCAGCGCCTGCCGCTGGACATCGAGCGCGTGATGCGCACCCGCTACAAGATCGACAGCTACCAGTCCACCTACTTCGTGATCGACAGCTTCCGCGAACTGTTCGACAAGACGGCGCCCGATTTCACGCCGCTGTACGAACGGGTGCGGACCCTGCCGCCGTTGGCGGCCGACGCCCGGCTGGACCACGAGGAAGACGTGCAGGCCGTCACGGCGTAG
- the hppD gene encoding 4-hydroxyphenylpyruvate dioxygenase → MNAALPQPAIRQAAAWDNPMGTDGFEFIEYAAPDPQAMGQLFERMGFKPIARHRHKNVTLYRQGGINFIVNAEPDSFAQRFARLHGPSICAIAFRVQDAKAAYERAVALGAWGYAGQAGPGELNIPAIKGIGDSLIYLVDRWRGKNGAREGDIGNIGFFDVDFEPLPGVSGAGALEPAGFGLTYIDHLTHNVHRGRMAEWADFYERLFNFREVRYFDIEGQATGVKSKAMTSPCGKIRIPINEEGNDKAGQIQEYLDKYHGEGIQHIAMGSTNLYDTVDALQMAGIKLLNTSETYYELLPRRIPDLQEDIPALQQRNILVDGKSGELLLQIFSENQLGPIFFEFIQRKGNEGFGEGNFKALFETMELDQMRRGVLPAKQPA, encoded by the coding sequence ATGAACGCCGCCCTGCCTCAACCCGCCATACGACAAGCCGCTGCCTGGGACAACCCCATGGGCACCGACGGTTTCGAGTTCATCGAGTACGCCGCGCCCGACCCGCAGGCCATGGGCCAGCTGTTCGAACGCATGGGCTTCAAGCCTATCGCCCGGCACCGCCACAAGAACGTGACGCTGTACCGCCAGGGCGGCATCAACTTCATCGTCAACGCCGAGCCCGACTCCTTCGCGCAGCGCTTCGCGCGCCTGCATGGCCCCAGCATCTGCGCCATCGCCTTCCGGGTGCAGGACGCCAAGGCAGCCTACGAGCGGGCCGTGGCCCTGGGCGCCTGGGGCTATGCCGGCCAGGCCGGCCCGGGCGAGCTGAACATCCCGGCCATCAAGGGCATCGGCGACAGCCTGATCTACCTGGTGGACCGCTGGCGCGGCAAGAACGGCGCCAGGGAAGGCGACATCGGCAACATAGGCTTCTTCGACGTGGACTTCGAGCCGCTGCCGGGCGTGAGCGGTGCCGGCGCGCTGGAGCCGGCGGGCTTCGGGCTGACCTACATCGACCACCTCACCCACAACGTGCACCGCGGCCGCATGGCTGAATGGGCCGACTTCTACGAGCGGCTGTTCAACTTCCGCGAGGTGCGCTATTTCGACATCGAGGGCCAGGCCACCGGCGTCAAGAGCAAGGCCATGACCAGCCCCTGCGGCAAGATCCGCATCCCGATCAACGAGGAAGGCAACGACAAGGCCGGCCAGATCCAGGAGTACCTGGACAAGTACCATGGCGAGGGCATCCAGCACATCGCGATGGGCTCGACCAACCTGTACGACACGGTGGACGCGCTGCAGATGGCGGGCATCAAGCTGCTCAACACCAGCGAGACCTACTACGAGCTGCTGCCCAGGCGCATCCCCGACCTGCAGGAGGACATCCCGGCCCTGCAGCAGCGCAACATCCTGGTGGACGGCAAGTCGGGCGAGCTGCTGCTGCAGATCTTCAGCGAGAACCAGCTGGGCCCGATCTTCTTCGAGTTCATCCAGCGCAAGGGCAACGAGGGTTTCGGCGAGGGCAACTTCAAGGCCCTGTTCGAGACCATGGAGCTGGACCAGATGCGCCGCGGCGTGCTGCCCGCCAAGCAGCCGGCCTGA
- a CDS encoding Lrp/AsnC family transcriptional regulator has translation MNETAALDKLDRAILRRLQAHGRETYDVVGEQVGLSPSAVLRRVKRLEEAGVIDRYVALVRPEAVGLGLTAYINVRLEKHTESHKRNPMDVFRASVQTWPEVVECAALTGDMDYLLRVVVQDMAHYSRFIMDTLLKHPSVQDCRTSFVLDRVKATTAVPL, from the coding sequence ATGAACGAAACCGCAGCACTCGACAAGCTCGACCGTGCCATCCTGCGCCGCCTGCAGGCTCATGGCCGCGAGACCTACGACGTGGTCGGCGAGCAGGTGGGCCTGTCGCCCAGCGCCGTGTTGCGGCGGGTCAAGCGGCTGGAGGAAGCGGGAGTGATCGACCGCTACGTGGCCCTGGTGCGGCCCGAAGCCGTGGGCCTGGGCCTGACCGCCTACATCAACGTGCGGCTGGAAAAGCATACCGAGAGCCACAAGCGCAACCCGATGGACGTGTTCCGCGCCAGCGTGCAGACCTGGCCCGAGGTGGTGGAATGCGCCGCCCTGACCGGCGACATGGACTACCTGCTGCGGGTGGTGGTGCAGGACATGGCGCATTACAGCCGCTTCATCATGGACACGCTGCTCAAGCACCCCAGCGTGCAGGATTGCAGGACCAGCTTCGTGCTGGATCGGGTGAAGGCCACCACCGCCGTTCCGCTCTAG
- a CDS encoding GNAT family N-acetyltransferase encodes MSAPPATRPTSLIVPIRSLGPGHRDRIRTHLLALEGEDRYLRFGYAANDEQINRYVDGLDFERDEIFGIYNRRLELIAMAHLAFSHGAHAGTAEFGVSVLRKARGRGYGSRLFERAVMHARNEGVDVLYIHALTENTAMLRIAAKAGAVLEREGSETEAHLRLPPATLDSRVSELVEEQLAQTDYRLKVQAKGWADFLAGLQEVRQGVRDSRGKSGR; translated from the coding sequence ATGTCCGCTCCGCCCGCCACCCGGCCGACCTCGCTGATCGTGCCCATCCGCTCGCTCGGGCCCGGTCACCGCGATCGCATTCGCACGCATCTGCTGGCGCTGGAGGGCGAGGATCGTTACCTGCGCTTCGGCTATGCCGCCAACGACGAGCAGATCAACCGCTACGTGGACGGCCTGGACTTCGAGCGCGACGAGATCTTCGGCATCTACAACCGCCGGCTGGAACTGATCGCCATGGCCCACCTGGCGTTCTCGCACGGTGCCCACGCCGGCACGGCCGAGTTTGGTGTCTCGGTGCTGCGCAAGGCGCGCGGCCGCGGCTACGGCAGCCGGCTGTTCGAGCGGGCCGTCATGCACGCGCGCAACGAAGGGGTGGATGTGCTCTACATCCACGCGCTGACCGAGAACACCGCCATGCTGCGCATCGCGGCCAAGGCCGGCGCCGTGCTGGAGCGCGAAGGCTCCGAGACCGAGGCGCACCTGCGCCTGCCGCCCGCCACGCTGGACAGCCGCGTCAGCGAGCTGGTGGAAGAGCAGCTGGCCCAGACCGACTACCGCCTCAAGGTGCAGGCCAAGGGCTGGGCCGACTTCCTCGCCGGGCTGCAGGAGGTGCGGCAGGGCGTGCGCGACAGCCGCGGCAAGTCCGGGCGCTGA